The genome window TCAATTCCACTTTTTAATGGTTTAAAGATTAATCAAAATATAAAAGCTCACGAAAATCTTTTACAAGCTGAGATTGCTCAAGAAAACCAAACAAAAGAAAATCTAGCTAACTATGCCATTGCGTTGTATTTTAATATTTATAAAACGCAACAAACCTTAACTATTTTAAATGATAATTTAAAAAGTGCGCAACAACGAGTTACCGATTTTAAAAATTTGGAAGACAATGGTTTACTTGCGCATAACGATTTACTAAAAGCACAATTACAAGCATCAAACATTGAACTTTCTATCGAAAAAAGCAAAAAAGACATTAATGTTTTAAACTATAAATTGGCTTCAATTTTAAATTTAGACGAAAACACTTCGTTCGATATTGTAAAAGAAGATATAGAACTATTAAATGTAGTACAAACTTCAAATTCATCTATTGAAAGATCTGATTTAAGCGCTTTGAATCATCAATTTGAGGCAAGTAAAAACCAAATAAAAATTGCACAAGGAAACTATTTTCCTTCAGTTAATTTAATTGGCGGTTATGTTGCTGCAGATATTCACAACTTTCTTACGGTAACAAATGCTATGAATTTTGGTGTTGGCGTTTCATACGATTTAAGTGGAATTTTTAAAAACAACGCTGAAGTTAAAATCGCTAAAAGTAAATCTGAAGAAGTAAAATTTTCTACTTCAATTCTTGAGAAACAAATCAATGAAGAAGTAAAAAATGCTGAAGAAAATTACTTATTAGCTCAAAAACAATTTAATGTGTACCAAAAAGCAGCCGAACAATCTGATGAAAATTACAGAATTGTAAAAGATAAGTATGATAACGGGCTATCAAGTACAAACGATTTATTAGAAGCTAATGTAGAACAAATTCAAGCTTCAATCAATGAAACGGTATCACAAGCTGATATTCTTCAAAAATATTACGAATTACAATACGCAAAAGGAACGCTAATAAAAACTATCAACTAAAATGGAAAAGAAAAAAGAAACAAATAAAAAATTTACAATTATCCTAATTGTTTTAGTAGTATTAGGAGTTGTTTATGGAGGATATAAATATTTTCATTCTCAAGCACATGAAACTACAGATGATGCGCAAATAGAACAAAATATGGCTCCAATTATCCCAAGAGTTTCGGGATATATCAAAAAAATCTATGTTACAGATAATCAAAATGTAAAAAAAGGTGACACTTTATTTACAATTGACAATATCGACTATTTAGTAAAAGTGGAAGAAGCGCAAGCAGCATTAGTAGCGGCTCAAGGAAGTTTTG of Flavobacterium channae contains these proteins:
- a CDS encoding TolC family protein, translated to MKKKTTILLGLLMSSLFVFSQEPKKLSLKEVVELATTKSNQANLAILKKQTAEAEVIQAKNKQYPNLTLSGQYQRISQPNISSPVLFQGGGSGESFGNINQILLGNANASIPLFNGLKINQNIKAHENLLQAEIAQENQTKENLANYAIALYFNIYKTQQTLTILNDNLKSAQQRVTDFKNLEDNGLLAHNDLLKAQLQASNIELSIEKSKKDINVLNYKLASILNLDENTSFDIVKEDIELLNVVQTSNSSIERSDLSALNHQFEASKNQIKIAQGNYFPSVNLIGGYVAADIHNFLTVTNAMNFGVGVSYDLSGIFKNNAEVKIAKSKSEEVKFSTSILEKQINEEVKNAEENYLLAQKQFNVYQKAAEQSDENYRIVKDKYDNGLSSTNDLLEANVEQIQASINETVSQADILQKYYELQYAKGTLIKTIN